Proteins from a genomic interval of Aquabacterium sp. J223:
- the glgA gene encoding glycogen synthase GlgA — MKLLHVAAEVYPWLKTGGLADVVAALPAAQAAAGDEVRLLLPGHPALLDALHGREPVAELGPAFDAARVRLVLGRLGPRGLAAYLIDAPYLYRRGAGPYQDARGLDWPDNLQRFGLLGWVAARLAAGELDEHWSPEVVHAHDWHAALTCAYLDAHAPTPAASVFTVHNLAYQGLFPMASFPRLGLPPSYAQLQGLEFHGELSFMKAGLLFADRVTTVSPSYAREIATPAFGCQLDGVVRHRGPEVSGILNGVDDTVWNPAIDAALVQTYDARDLAGKAACKRALQAEMGLADDPSAPLFCIVSRLTEQKGLDLVLAALPALLDRGGQLVVQGTGDAALVHAFESAASAQPGRVAVRIQYDEACAHRIVAGSDVILVPSRFEPCGLTQLYGLRYGTLPLVRRVGGLADTVRDADEQPSQGTGFVFDEATAEALADAIGRAMAAWGRREHWQALQQRAMAEDPSWAAAARAYRPVYEAALHRRQARRAPIVGEAPQPVGSAT; from the coding sequence ATGAAGCTCCTGCACGTCGCCGCCGAGGTCTACCCGTGGTTGAAGACCGGCGGCCTGGCCGACGTGGTGGCGGCGCTGCCGGCGGCGCAGGCGGCGGCCGGCGACGAGGTGCGGCTGCTGCTGCCCGGCCACCCGGCGCTGCTGGACGCGCTGCACGGCCGCGAGCCGGTGGCCGAGCTGGGGCCGGCGTTCGACGCCGCGCGCGTGCGGCTGGTGCTCGGCCGGCTGGGGCCGCGCGGGCTGGCGGCCTACCTGATCGACGCGCCCTACCTCTACCGCCGCGGCGCCGGCCCCTACCAGGACGCGCGCGGCCTGGACTGGCCGGACAACCTGCAGCGCTTCGGCCTGCTCGGCTGGGTGGCCGCCCGGCTGGCCGCCGGCGAGCTGGACGAGCACTGGTCGCCCGAGGTGGTGCACGCCCACGACTGGCATGCCGCGCTGACCTGCGCCTACCTGGACGCGCACGCGCCGACGCCGGCCGCCAGCGTCTTCACCGTGCACAACCTGGCCTACCAGGGCCTGTTCCCGATGGCGTCCTTCCCGCGTCTCGGCCTGCCCCCGTCGTACGCGCAGCTGCAAGGGCTCGAGTTCCACGGCGAGCTCTCGTTCATGAAGGCCGGGCTGCTGTTCGCCGACCGGGTGACCACCGTCAGCCCCAGCTACGCCCGCGAGATCGCCACGCCGGCGTTCGGCTGCCAGCTCGACGGCGTTGTGCGCCACCGAGGCCCGGAGGTCAGCGGCATCCTCAACGGCGTCGACGACACGGTCTGGAACCCGGCGATCGATGCCGCGCTGGTGCAGACCTATGACGCCCGCGACCTGGCCGGCAAGGCCGCCTGCAAGCGCGCGCTGCAGGCCGAGATGGGGCTGGCCGACGACCCGAGCGCGCCGCTGTTCTGCATCGTCAGCCGCCTGACCGAGCAGAAGGGGCTCGACCTGGTGCTGGCCGCGCTGCCCGCGCTGCTCGACCGCGGCGGCCAGCTGGTGGTACAGGGCACCGGCGACGCGGCGCTGGTGCACGCCTTCGAGTCGGCCGCGTCGGCGCAGCCCGGTCGGGTGGCGGTGCGCATCCAGTACGACGAGGCCTGCGCCCACCGCATCGTCGCCGGGTCCGACGTCATCCTCGTGCCCAGCCGCTTCGAGCCCTGCGGGCTGACCCAGCTCTACGGCCTGCGCTACGGCACGCTGCCGCTGGTGCGCCGCGTCGGCGGCCTGGCCGACACGGTGCGCGACGCCGACGAGCAGCCGTCCCAGGGCACGGGGTTCGTCTTCGACGAGGCCACGGCCGAGGCCCTGGCCGACGCCATCGGCCGCGCCATGGCGGCCTGGGGCCGGCGCGAACACTGGCAGGCGCTGCAGCAGCGTGCCATGGCCGAGGACCCGTCGTGGGCGGCGGCGGCGCGGGCCTACCGCCCGGTGTACGAGGCCGCGCTCCACCGACGCCAGGCGCGCCGCGCGCCCATCGTCGGTGAAGCGCCTCAACCGGTCGGCAGCGCGACGTAG
- the glgC gene encoding glucose-1-phosphate adenylyltransferase — protein MATPLARTLQLPKQAVALVLAGGRGSRLKNLTDRRAKPALYFGGKFRIIDFALSNCLNSGIRRIGVITQYKSHSLLRHLQRGWAFLKQELNEFVDLLPAQQRIDEESWYRGTADAVWQNHDIIQSYRADYVIVLAGDHVYKQNYALMLADHVARGCEVSVGCIEVPRREASGFGVMAVDADYRITDFVEKPADPPAMPGKPDMALASMGIYIFNAAYLFRELARDIDDPVSAHDFGKDIIPRAVRLGVAQAHPFAASCVTSGDGAPYWRDVGTIDAYWDANIDLTATLPELDLYDPRWPILTYQPQLAPAKFVHDQPGRRGVALQSLVSGGSIISGEVHNSVLFSSVRTEVHSQVDCAVLLPYVEVGRGARLKRVVVDRSCVIPDGMVIGEDPAEDERRFVRSEGGITLVTRDMLARL, from the coding sequence ATGGCCACCCCGCTCGCCCGAACGCTCCAACTCCCCAAGCAGGCGGTGGCCCTCGTGCTGGCCGGTGGCCGCGGCAGCCGGCTGAAGAACCTGACCGACCGCCGGGCCAAGCCGGCGCTGTACTTCGGCGGCAAGTTCCGCATCATCGACTTCGCGCTGTCGAACTGCCTGAACTCGGGCATCCGGCGCATCGGCGTCATCACCCAGTACAAGAGCCACAGCCTGCTGCGCCACCTGCAGCGAGGCTGGGCCTTCCTGAAGCAGGAGCTGAACGAGTTCGTCGACCTGCTGCCGGCGCAGCAGCGCATCGACGAGGAGAGCTGGTACCGCGGGACCGCCGACGCCGTCTGGCAGAACCACGACATCATCCAGAGCTACCGCGCCGACTACGTCATCGTGCTGGCCGGCGATCACGTCTACAAGCAGAACTACGCGCTGATGCTGGCCGACCACGTGGCGCGTGGCTGCGAGGTCAGCGTCGGCTGCATCGAGGTGCCGCGCCGGGAGGCCTCCGGCTTCGGCGTGATGGCGGTGGACGCCGACTACCGCATCACCGATTTCGTCGAGAAGCCCGCCGACCCGCCGGCCATGCCCGGCAAGCCGGACATGGCGCTGGCCAGCATGGGCATCTACATCTTCAACGCCGCCTACCTGTTCCGCGAGCTGGCGCGCGACATCGACGACCCGGTGTCCGCCCACGACTTCGGCAAGGACATCATCCCGCGGGCGGTGCGGCTGGGCGTGGCCCAGGCCCATCCCTTCGCCGCCAGCTGCGTCACCAGCGGCGACGGCGCGCCCTACTGGCGAGACGTGGGCACCATCGACGCCTACTGGGACGCCAACATCGACCTGACCGCCACGCTGCCCGAACTCGACCTGTACGACCCGCGCTGGCCCATCCTGACCTACCAGCCGCAGCTGGCGCCGGCCAAGTTCGTGCATGACCAGCCCGGGCGGCGCGGCGTGGCGCTGCAGTCGCTGGTCTCCGGCGGCAGCATCATCAGCGGCGAGGTGCACAACTCGGTGCTGTTCTCCAGCGTGCGCACCGAGGTCCACAGCCAGGTCGACTGCGCCGTGCTGCTGCCCTACGTCGAGGTCGGCCGCGGCGCGCGGCTGAAGCGGGTGGTGGTCGACCGCAGCTGCGTCATCCCCGACGGCATGGTCATCGGCGAGGACCCGGCGGAGGACGAACGCCGCTTCGTGCGCAGCGAGGGCGGCATCACGCTGGTGACGCGGGACATGCTGGCGCGGTTGTAG
- a CDS encoding amylo-alpha-1,6-glucosidase — MPAPAPFGLVAQCADASWALLERNTTPGGVLAATDGEQAASRRYTRVFGRDAAICVLAMAGSGRTALEQGAIASLDALAAGQAANGQIPKFVDPGGEGADFWYLGCIDATLWWLIAVDHVRRQPGADAALRGRWQPQVDKAVQWLQAQEHPGLALLQQNEASDWADIMPRSGYVLYTNALWFRVKQLYDLPGYESTRDHFQQLFHPFGREVSENRRVRLLGHYVKRGQRNPGLYLSFVNLSFAGDEGDVFGNVLALLYGLAGDAMGQQIIKTLLAGGASSPYPARAVMRPIAPDDDMWRLYMGRHQQNLPHQYHNGGIWPFIGGFWAMALAQMGQHDLARTELSKLAQANAAADWRFSEWFHGQTLAPSGMPGQSWNAAAFLIARQAIEQGRFAM, encoded by the coding sequence GTGCCCGCCCCGGCGCCTTTCGGGCTGGTGGCGCAGTGCGCCGACGCGTCCTGGGCCCTGCTCGAACGCAACACCACGCCGGGCGGCGTGCTCGCCGCCACCGACGGCGAGCAGGCGGCGTCGCGCCGCTACACCCGCGTCTTCGGCCGCGACGCCGCCATCTGCGTGCTGGCCATGGCCGGCAGCGGCCGCACCGCGCTGGAGCAGGGCGCCATCGCCAGCCTGGACGCGCTGGCCGCCGGCCAGGCGGCGAACGGGCAGATCCCGAAGTTCGTCGACCCGGGCGGCGAGGGCGCCGACTTCTGGTACCTCGGCTGCATCGACGCCACGCTGTGGTGGCTGATCGCCGTCGACCACGTGCGCCGGCAGCCGGGCGCCGACGCCGCGCTGCGTGGTCGCTGGCAGCCGCAGGTGGACAAGGCGGTGCAATGGCTGCAGGCGCAGGAGCACCCGGGGCTGGCGCTGCTGCAGCAGAACGAGGCCAGCGACTGGGCGGACATCATGCCCCGCTCGGGCTACGTGCTCTACACCAACGCGCTGTGGTTCCGCGTCAAGCAGCTCTACGACCTGCCGGGCTACGAATCGACGCGCGACCACTTCCAGCAGCTGTTCCATCCCTTCGGCCGCGAGGTGTCGGAGAACCGGCGCGTGCGGCTGCTCGGCCACTACGTCAAGCGCGGGCAGCGCAACCCCGGGCTCTACCTCAGCTTCGTCAACCTCTCCTTCGCCGGCGACGAGGGCGACGTGTTCGGCAACGTGCTGGCGCTGCTCTACGGCCTGGCCGGCGACGCCATGGGCCAGCAGATCATCAAGACGCTGCTGGCCGGCGGCGCCAGCAGCCCTTACCCGGCACGGGCGGTGATGCGGCCGATCGCGCCGGACGACGACATGTGGCGCCTGTACATGGGCCGCCACCAGCAGAACCTGCCGCACCAGTACCACAACGGGGGCATCTGGCCCTTCATCGGCGGCTTCTGGGCGATGGCGCTGGCGCAGATGGGCCAGCACGACCTGGCCCGCACCGAGTTGTCCAAGCTGGCGCAGGCGAACGCCGCCGCCGACTGGCGCTTCTCCGAGTGGTTCCACGGCCAGACGCTGGCGCCGTCGGGCATGCCCGGCCAGAGCTGGAACGCGGCCGCCTTCCTCATCGCCCGGCAGGCGATCGAGCAGGGGCGCTTCGCCATGTAG
- a CDS encoding DUF2214 family protein, with the protein MSSLFAFLHFVAAFGLAATLFLEWQTLGPSPTHAEAVRLQRVDAWYGLFAVVVLVAGTLRVLYFEKGHAFYTGNPFFHAKVGLFVAIGLLSIYPTVRFIRWRPQTRQGLAPVLSGDEYRRLRLVLRLEVVLVIALLLCASLMARGVGLRGS; encoded by the coding sequence ATGAGCAGCCTGTTCGCCTTCCTGCACTTCGTCGCCGCGTTCGGCCTCGCGGCCACGCTGTTCCTCGAATGGCAGACGCTCGGCCCGTCGCCCACGCACGCCGAAGCGGTCCGGCTGCAGCGCGTCGACGCCTGGTACGGCCTGTTCGCCGTCGTGGTGCTGGTGGCCGGCACGCTGCGGGTGCTGTACTTCGAGAAGGGCCATGCCTTCTACACCGGCAACCCCTTCTTCCACGCCAAGGTCGGCCTCTTCGTGGCGATCGGCCTGCTGTCCATCTACCCGACGGTGCGCTTCATCCGATGGCGGCCGCAGACGCGGCAGGGCCTGGCCCCGGTGCTGTCGGGCGACGAGTACCGCCGCCTGCGCCTGGTGCTGCGGCTGGAGGTGGTGCTGGTGATCGCATTGCTGCTGTGCGCCAGCCTGATGGCACGCGGCGTGGGCCTCAGGGGGTCGTGA
- a CDS encoding dihydrofolate reductase family protein, which produces MATQYYTATSLDGFIATEDHSLAWLFPLGDIADTGYPDFIRGVGALAMGSSTYDWMLRHVVQAKQPWPYERPVWVFSHRTRPGVPGADIRFVRGDVRPVHAAMREAAGAGNVWLVGGGDLVGQFHDAGLLDEVIVQVGSVTLGAGRPLLPRRITHPTLELTGARRIGPGFAELRYTVRRHATDGAAP; this is translated from the coding sequence ATGGCCACCCAGTACTACACCGCCACCAGCCTGGACGGCTTCATCGCCACCGAGGACCACTCGCTGGCCTGGCTGTTCCCGCTGGGCGACATCGCCGACACCGGCTACCCCGACTTCATCCGCGGCGTCGGCGCGCTGGCCATGGGGTCGTCCACCTACGACTGGATGCTGCGCCATGTGGTGCAGGCCAAGCAGCCGTGGCCCTACGAACGGCCGGTGTGGGTGTTCTCCCACCGCACGCGGCCGGGGGTGCCGGGCGCCGACATCCGCTTCGTGCGCGGCGACGTGCGGCCGGTGCATGCGGCCATGCGGGAGGCCGCCGGCGCCGGCAACGTCTGGCTGGTCGGCGGCGGCGACCTGGTCGGCCAGTTCCACGACGCCGGCCTGCTCGACGAGGTCATCGTGCAGGTGGGCTCGGTCACGCTCGGCGCGGGCCGGCCGCTGCTGCCTCGACGCATCACCCACCCGACGCTGGAACTCACCGGGGCGCGGCGCATCGGCCCCGGTTTCGCCGAGCTGCGCTACACCGTGCGCCGCCACGCCACCGACGGAGCCGCCCCATGA
- a CDS encoding DM13 domain-containing protein: protein MTRLTRSLLLVASHGIVLAVGFALGVYTLPLLVAPAGPSTEELAAQAAQAAYRGEFRRDLKDSDALHWGEGQVAVGRRSIALTGTLAPGPDYKLYLSPEFVETEADFLRLKPRMVRVGDVKTFRNFTVAVPEGVDIERHTTVIVWCESFGQFITAARYR from the coding sequence ATGACACGCCTCACCCGTTCGCTGCTGCTGGTCGCGTCGCACGGCATCGTGCTGGCCGTGGGCTTCGCGCTCGGCGTCTACACCCTGCCGCTGTTGGTGGCGCCGGCCGGGCCCAGCACCGAGGAACTGGCGGCGCAGGCGGCGCAGGCCGCCTACCGCGGCGAATTCCGCCGCGACCTGAAGGACAGCGACGCGCTGCACTGGGGCGAGGGCCAGGTGGCGGTCGGCCGGCGCAGCATCGCGCTCACCGGCACGCTGGCCCCCGGGCCCGACTACAAGCTGTACCTGTCGCCCGAGTTCGTCGAGACCGAAGCCGACTTCCTGCGGCTGAAGCCGCGCATGGTGCGCGTCGGCGACGTCAAGACCTTCCGCAACTTCACGGTGGCGGTGCCGGAGGGCGTGGACATCGAACGCCACACCACGGTGATCGTCTGGTGCGAGAGCTTCGGCCAGTTCATCACCGCGGCGCGCTACCGCTGA